The genomic stretch TCAGTCATTAAATCTGTCTCAATCTGTTAGTTATAATTCGTCTTAGGAATATCACGACGCATGTCCTAAGAATAACTTGCTCGGGCAGCAAGTGCAAAACAATTGCAATTAATCTTCCAGCTCGCTCAGGCACATTTCATCGTATACCTGTGCACACCACTGCTTAACCCGTTGCTCAGTAAGTTCCGGTTGGCGGTCTTCATCAATGCCAAGGCCGACAAAGTTATTGTCATCAACTAACGCTTTTGACGCTTCAAAGTCATAGCCGTCAGTTGACCAATTACCGATGACGATAGCTCCGCGCTCTGTCACAATATCATTGATCATGCCCATGGCATCTAAGAAGTATTCAGCATAATCTTCTTGATCGCCGCAGCCAAAAATGGCTACCAGCTTGCCGTCGAAGTCAATTTCCTCCAGCTCTGGGAAGAAATCGTCCCAATCACACTGTGCTTCGCCATAGTACCAAGTCGGAATACCAAACAGCAGTAAATCGAATTCTGCAATTTCTTCTTTGCTACTTTTTGCGATGTCTTTCACATCTACAAGCTTTTTGCCCAATTCTTTTTGAATCATTTTAGCGACGTGTTCTGTGTTACCAGTGTCACTGCCGAAAAAAATACCTACGCTTGCCATTAATTGCTTACCTTCTATCTATTAACCGCTAACTTTTCTTGTAAAATGGTCTCGATGAGTGCACTACGACTGATGTTTTGCGACTCTGCCATATCACTTAGCGCTTGATACAACTCTGATGAAACCTTAAATTCAACTCTTTTAAGTCCACGGGCGCGATCGCGTTTGATCTGATTGCGCTTATTGACTTTTAACTGCACTTCGCGGGGAAGTGGATTTGTTTTTGGACGCCCTGGTCGCTTTTCGTTTTCGAACAGGTCGATAGTGGTTCTATCTGTTTCAGCCTTGGCCATTATCCTACACCTGCACCTTGCCAGAATACTTGGATTAAGCCTTTGGCAATGAACCCAGAACAACCAAGAAATAGTACGAGCCACACCGTGTAGCGTCCAAACTTTGGTACATCGCCTTTCTTAAGTACGTCCTGAATTGCCATACCGATGAAAAAGAATATACCAGCCAAAGCAAACCACAGCCCCAGCGTTTCAAATTCATTTATAAATTGACTGACCATCTGAGCTCTACTCAATACTTAAACGGCGGCTACTATAACATAACCAGCACGGTTAAATTAAGCGTATCGGGCTAAAATCAACGCCATTTATTGAAGAAAATCAATAATAGAGCGATTGACTGCTTGTGGCTTTTCTGCATGGAGCCAATGACCCACACCCTGGATTATTTTTGCTTTGGCATTAGGGAAAGCCTGAGTAATGGCTTCTCTATGCTCAGGCAAAATATAATCTGATTCACTGCCTTTAATAAACAAAGTATCGCACAAACAAGAATGCGTTTCATTAATGTTTGCTGTAATGGCATTGTATTTTTCTGCAATAACGTCCAAATTGAAACGAAAACTCAATTCGCCAGCGTCGGATTTGGCCAGACTTTTCAATAGAAACTGGCGCACACCAAGGGTTTCTATGTGTTTCGCCATTATGGTATCGGCTTCTGCGCGAC from Pseudoalteromonas sp. UG3-2 encodes the following:
- the fldA gene encoding flavodoxin FldA, whose translation is MASVGIFFGSDTGNTEHVAKMIQKELGKKLVDVKDIAKSSKEEIAEFDLLLFGIPTWYYGEAQCDWDDFFPELEEIDFDGKLVAIFGCGDQEDYAEYFLDAMGMINDIVTERGAIVIGNWSTDGYDFEASKALVDDNNFVGLGIDEDRQPELTEQRVKQWCAQVYDEMCLSELED
- the ybfE gene encoding LexA regulated protein, yielding MAKAETDRTTIDLFENEKRPGRPKTNPLPREVQLKVNKRNQIKRDRARGLKRVEFKVSSELYQALSDMAESQNISRSALIETILQEKLAVNR
- a CDS encoding DUF2788 domain-containing protein, with amino-acid sequence MVSQFINEFETLGLWFALAGIFFFIGMAIQDVLKKGDVPKFGRYTVWLVLFLGCSGFIAKGLIQVFWQGAGVG